One Alnus glutinosa chromosome 3, dhAlnGlut1.1, whole genome shotgun sequence genomic region harbors:
- the LOC133863786 gene encoding transcription factor bHLH94-like, with product MALEALVYQQGSYSHGFSDTYVLGGGGPGSYCLGLEEDKLCFETSDNNYLEYSPSSMVQASVKEPGTNTSFPENGTANIGFLAQGLSSLKAPAATMGRLKRRRTRSTKNKEEKENQRMIHIAVERNRRKQMNDYLAVLRSMMPPSYVQKGDQASIIGGALNYVKELEQLLQSLEAQKRISKQPPDGSLSSVFSGFFTFPQYSAFSTESSESMAEKHSAIADIEVTMVERHANIKVQSRKHPKQLLKMVAGLHSLHLIVLHLNVTTVENMVLYSFCVKVEDESQLTSVNEIAAAVKEMVGRIQVEVQFT from the exons atgGCTCTCGAAGCTTTGGTGTACCAACAGGGCTCGTACAGTCATGGCTTCAGCGATACCTATGTATTAGGAGGAGGTGGACCTGGGAGCTATTGCCTTGGTCTTGAAGAAGACAAACTATGCTTTGAAACATCTGACAATAATTATTTAGAATATTCTCCTTCTTCAATGGTGCAAGCTAGTGTGAAGGAGCCGGGCACCAACACTTCCTTCCCGGAGAATGGCACCGCTAATATTGGGTTCTTGGCTCAAGGGCTTTCTTCGCTGAAAGCTCCAGCAGCGACCATGGGCAGGCTAAAAAGACGGCGCACCAGAAGCACcaagaacaaggaagaaaaggagaatCAGAGAATGATTCACATTGCTGTGGAACGCAATAGAAGGAAGCAAATGAACGACTATCTCGCCGTGCTTAGGTCTATGATGCCTCCTTCTTATGTGCAAAAG GGGGACCAAGCATCAATCATAGGGGGAGCCCTTAATTATGTGAAGGAGCTTGAGCAGCTCCTCCAATCCCTGGAAGCCCAGAAGAGAATAAGCAAGCAACCACCAGACGGCAGTTTGTCCTCCGTCTTCTCGGGTTTCTTTACCTTCCCTCAGTACTCCGCCTTTTCCACTGAATCCAGTGAGTCAATGGCCGAGAAGCATTCAGCCATTGCAGACATTGAAGTGACAATGGTGGAACGCCATGCCAATATCAAAGTACAATCAAGAAAACATCCAAAACAGCTCTTGAAAATGGTTGCCGGGTTGCACTCCTTGCACCTTATTGTTCTTCACCTCAATGTCACTACCGTTGAGAATATGGTCCTTTACTCTTTCTGTGTtaag GTTGAAGATGAGTCTCAGCTAACCTCAGTGAATGAGATTGCAGCTGCTGTGAAGGAGATGGTTGGCAGGATCCAAGTGGAAGTTCAATTTACTTGA
- the LOC133862749 gene encoding probable glucan 1,3-beta-glucosidase A produces MELVFSKWVCAFLLCCWLIFSGAYSVDGLRGDSKVRGVNLGGWLVVEGWIKPSLFDGIPNGDMLDGTEVQFKSVTLQKYVCAENGGGMNVTVSRDIASSWETFKLWRVTESKFQFRTSKGQFLTCDGEGCSVSATVESPSTSETFFMERNNSRVHFKLKSGAYLQATIGNQLTGDYPGIPGWDDNAATFEMMIIANNLHGDYQLANGYGHNEAKEVLKRHRNSFITIEDFQFLYRHGINTVRIPVGWWIAFDPDPPAPFIGGTLEALDNAFSWAQVYNIKCLIDLHAAPGSQNGMEHSASRDGLTGWPTQDYISQTLDVIDFLASRYIVCKHPALLGIELLNEPSAATVPLDTLVSYYKQGYQIVRKYSSTAYVIICQRIGNADPLELYQANIGSRNIVVDLHFYNLFGTFFVNMSTMDNIQFIYKSREAQLQALNSANGPLVFIGEWVNEWNVTSGSQTDYQEFGKAQLEVYDAASFGWAYWTLKNDRKHWDFEWNTRNNYLQLGDSPNKQIFNSLISVRLICTWFYLHYLW; encoded by the exons ATGGAACTTGTTTTTAGCAAATGGGTATGTGCATTTCTACTGTGTTGTTGGCTCATCTTCTCTGGAGCATACTCGG TGGATGGGTTACGTGGGGATTCTAAAGTGAGAGGAGTGAACTTGGGAGGGTGGCTGgttgtggaaggttggattAAGCCTTCACTGTTTGATGGCATTCCCAATGGAGACATGCTT GATGGAACAGAGGTACAATTTAAGTCAGTGACACTGCAGAAGTATGTGTGTGCTGAGAACGGGGGAGGTATGAATGTTACAGTTAGCAGGGATATTGCATCTTCATGGGAAACTTTTAAG TTATGGAGAGTCACGGAATCAAAATTTCAGTTTCGAACCTCCAAAGGCCAATTTCTAACATGTGATGGAGAAGGGTGCTCTGTCTCTGCTACTGTAGAATCACCTTCCACATCAGAAACATTTTTCATGGAAAGGAATAACAGTAGAGTTCACTTCAAACTCAAGAGTGGGGCCTATCTGCAG GCTACAATAGGAAATCAGCTCACAGGAGACTATCCAGGGATTCCGGGATGGGATGATAATGCAGCAACATTTGAGATGATGATTATAGCAAATAATTTGCATGGGGATTACCAGCTTGCCAATGGATATGGACACAATGAGGCCAAAGAGGTTCTTAAG AGACACAGAAACAGTTTTATCACAATAGAAGATTTCCAATTTCTGTATAGACATGGAATAAATACTGTTAGGATCCCAGTTGGCTGGTGGATTGCTTTTGATCCTGATCCTCCCGCTCCTTTTATTGGAGGAACTCTAGAAGCTCTGGATAATGCATTCTCATGGGCACA AGTCTATAACATTAAGTGCCTAATCGACCTTCATGCTGCTCCTGGCTCTCAAAATGGGATGGAACATAGTGCTAGTCGAGATGGTTTGACAGGCTGGCCTACTCAGGATTACATCTCACAAACATTGGATGTTATTGATTTTCTAGCTTCCAGGTACATT GTATGCAAGCATCCTGCATTGCTGGGAATTGAGCTCTTAAATGAACCATCTGCAGCCACGGTTCCATTGGATACTTTAGTTTCATATTACAAACAAGGCTACCAAATTGTTCGAAAATACTCGTCAACAGCGTATGTAATAATTTGCCAAAGAATTGGCAATGCAGATCCCTTGGAGCTTTATCAGGCTAACATAGGCTCTCGCAACATAGTGGTGGATTTGCATTTCTACAACCTCTTTGGCACGTTCTTTGTTAATATGAGCACTATGGATAACATACAATTCATATACAAGAGCAGAGAAGCTCAATTACAGGCCCTCAACAGTGCGAATGGTCCACTTgtttttattg GGGAATGGGTGAATGAGTGGAATGTGACCAGTGGGTCTCAGACAGATTATCAAGAGTTTGGGAAGGCCCAGTTAGAGGTTTATGATGCAGCATCCTTTGGATGGGCTTATTGGACACTTAAAAATGACAGAAAACACTGGGATTTTGAATGGAACACAAGGAACAATTATCTCCAACTTG GTGATTCACCCAACAAGCAGATTTTCAACAGTTTAATCTCGGTCAGGTTGATATGCACCTGGTTCTATCTGCATTATTTATGGTGA
- the LOC133862747 gene encoding uncharacterized protein LOC133862747: MRHPKFPSNHRRLPTSDPTRQNLLNNDSDTPKDGLTYRVFGFLRRFMSGNKIDGGSRTEAEEKVYSWLYALAQSDKDLVFEYVRSTERGLSFAEAERRLRENGPNVPLDYSFPSWWHLLWTAFFHPFNIILIVLSVLSYIASDNPNGCIMLVLVFISVSLRFYQEYSSSKAAMKLAELVRCPVKVQRCAGRVVQTELIVQVDQRDVVPGDIVIFEPGDLFPGDVRLLSSKHLVVSQSSLTGESMATEKTADIREDQSTPLLELKNICFMGTNVVSGSGTGLVVSTGSKTYMSTMFSAIGKKKPPDDFENGVRRISYVLIAVMLVVVTIIVVIDYYTCHDLSESLLFGISVASALTPQMLPLIVNISLAKGALAMARDRCIVKSITAIRDMGSMDILCIDKTGTLTMNRAIMVNHLDSRGLPKESVLRFAFLNSYFKTDQKYPLDDAILAYVYTNGYRFQPSKWRKIDEIPFDFIRRRVSVILETESHTEDRNLQFLDRFMVTKGALEEVLKVSSFIEHVDSGAITNLSPEDYQRILSMAEDVSNEGLRTIGVATKRLKPQNSKGSMANDETSESDMVFLGLITFFDPPKDTAKQALWRLAEKGVKAKVLTGDSLSLAIKVCQEVGIKTTHVVTGPELELLDQDSFHETVKRATVLARLTPTQKFRVVKSLQTVGKHVVGFLGDGVNDSLALDAANVGISVDSGVSVAKDFADIILLEKDLNVLVAGVEHGRLTFGNTMKYIKMSAIANVGSILSLLVATLVLKYEPLTPRQLLTQNFLYSAGQIAIPWDKMEEDYVKTPKRWSKKGLPMFILWNGPVCTLCDGATLMFLWIYYKAADPEDMKFIRSAWFVEGLLMQTLIIHLIRTEKIPFIQEVAAWPVLCSTVLISAIGIAIPLTPIGAVMGFTYLPLSYFGFMVVLFLGYFTIGQVVKRLYIIVYKRWL; the protein is encoded by the exons ATGAGACACCCCAAATTTCCCTCCAACCACCGCAGACTTCCCACATCCGACCCAACTCGCCAAAATCTCCTCAACAACGATTCTGATACACCCAAAGATGGACTCACCTATCGGGTCTTTGGGTTTCTCCGGCGGTTTATGTCCGGAA ATAAAATCGACGGAGGGTCACGGACGGAGGCGGAAGAGAAGGTGTACTCTTGGTTATACGCCTTGGCCCAGTCGGATAAGGACTTGGTTTTTGAGTATGTACGATCCACTGAAAGAG GCCTGAGCTTTGCTGAAGCTGAGAGGAGATTGAGGGAAAATGGCCCAAATGTTCCTCTTGATTATTCTTTTCCAAGCTGGTGGCATCTTCTGTGGACTGCTTTTTTCCATCCTTTTAATATCATTCTCATTGTTTTGTCTGTGCTCTCATACATAGCCAGCGACAATCCAAATGGATGCATCATGCTTGTATTAGTTTTTATTAGTGTTTCCCTCCGATTCTACCAG GAATATAGCAGCTCAAAGGCAGCCATGAAACTTGCAGAATTAGTAAGATGCCCAGTCAAAGTTCAAAGATGTGCAGGAAGAGTTGTTCAGACTGAATTAATTGTTCAAGTTGATCAAAGAGATGTTGTTCCTGGTGACATTGTCATTTTTGAACCTGGGGACCTTTTTCCTGGAGATGTGAGGCTCTTATCTTCAAAACACCTTGTTGTAAG TCAGTCCTCACTAACAGGGGAGTCCATGGCTACAGAAAAAACAGCTGACATCAGAGAAGATCAGAGCACTCCTTTACTAGAGTTGAAGAACATTTGCTTCATG GGGACAAATGTGGTATCAGGTAGTGGAACTGGTCTAGTAGTGTCCACTGGATCGAAGACTTACATGAGCACCATGTTTTCAGCCATAGGGAAGAAGAAACCACCAGATGACTTTGAGAATGGTGTCCGCCGCATATCTTATGTGCTTATTGCTGTTATGCTAGTAGTAGTCACCATCATAGTCGTAATTGATTACTATACATGCCATGATTTGAGCGAGAGTCTGCTTTTCGGAATCTCAGTTGCAAGTGCACTCACTCCTCAAATGCTCCCCCTAATTGTTAACATAAGTCTTGCTAAAGGAGCACTTGCCATGGCCAGAGATAGATGCATAGTCAAAAGCATAACTGCCATCCGAGACATGGGATCGAT GGATATCTTATGCATTGATAAGACGGGCACACTCACCATGAACCGTGCAATCATGGTTAATCATCTTGACAGCAGGGGTTTACCCAAAGAAAGCGTTCTACGGTTTGCCTTCCTTAACTCCTACTTCAAGACTGACCAGAAGTATCCTCTGGACGATGCAATTTTGGCATATGTTTATACAAATGGATACAGGTTTCAGCCATCCAAGTGGAGGAAGATAGATGAGATCCCATTTGATTTCATACGAAGAAGAGTATCTGTTATCTTGGAAACAGAATCACATACAGAAGATAGAAATCTTCAATTCCTCGACCGATTCATGGTAACAAAAGGAGCATTGGAAGAAGTATTGAAAGTTTCTTCTTTCATTGAGCATGTTGATAGCGGTGCAATAACAAATTTATCTCCAGAAGACTATCAGAGGATTCTAAGTATGGCAGAAGACGTAAGCAATGAGGGCTTAAGGACAATAGGAGTAGCAACAAAGAGGCTGAAACCG CAAAACAGTAAGGGAAGCATGGCCAATGATGAGACTTCTGAATCAGATATGGTGTTCCTCGGCCTGATAACATTCTTTGATCCCCCCAAGGACACGGCAAAGCAAGCTTTGTGGCGGTTGGCCGAGAAGGGGGTGAAAGCGAAAGTATTAACTGGCGATTCACTCTCCCTGGCAATAAAGGTTTGCCAGGAAGTAGGCATCAAAACAACTCATGTAGTTACAGGACCCGAGCTTGAGCTACTCGACCAGGATTCCTTTCATGAGACCGTTAAAAGAGCAACAGTACTAGCAAGGCTCACCCCAACTCAGAAATTCCGAGTAGTTAAGTCGCTGCAGACGGTTGGCAAGCATGTCGTCGGGTTTTTGGGGGATGGCGTAAATGACTCCCTCGCATTGGATGCTGCCAACGTAGGTATATCAGTTGACTCAGGGGTTTCAGTAGCAAAAGACTTCGCCGACATCATCTTACTTGAGAAAGACCTCAACGTCCTTGTTGCCGGAGTTGAGCACGGTCGACTTACTTTTGGTAATACGATGAAATACATAAAAATGTCAGCTATTGCCAATGTAGGAAGTATTCTTTCACTCCTAGTGGCAACCCTGGTCCTGAAGTATGAGCCATTGACTCCAAGGCAGCTCCTTACACAAAACTTCTTGTATAGTGCGGGCCAAATTGCTATCCCATGGGACAAGATGGAAGAAGATTATGTGAAAACCCCAAAAAGATGGTCCAAGAAAGGCTTGCCCATGTTCATATTATGGAACGGACCCGTGTGCACTCTTTGTGATGGAGCCACCCTCATGTTCCTTTGGATCTATTACAAGGCTGCTGATCCTGAGGACATGAAATTCATTCGTTCTGCTTGGTTTGTCGAAGGGCTTCTAATGCAGACTCTGATTATCCACTTGATCCGGACAGAGAAAATTCCCTTCATTCAGGAGGTTGCCGCATGGCCCGTACTCTGTTCCACGGTATTGATTTCTGCCATTGGAATCGCAATTCCTTTGACACCAATTGGGGCAGTCATGGGATTTACTTACCTGCCTTTATCATATTTTGGATTTATGGTCGTTCTGTTTCTAGGATACTTTACAATCGGCCAGGTGGTCAAGAGACTTTACATTATTGTTTATAAAAGATGGCTTTAG